The Novosphingobium kaempferiae genome includes a window with the following:
- a CDS encoding RNA polymerase sigma factor — MDQKPDPERLRRLEEAVLQVPRLNRQIFLAARVDDMSVAEIARRTGLSQRQVIKRLGRAIKVIGRHLRSSDAD, encoded by the coding sequence ATGGATCAGAAACCCGATCCCGAACGACTGCGGCGGCTCGAGGAAGCGGTGCTGCAGGTGCCAAGGCTGAACCGCCAGATATTCCTCGCCGCTCGTGTCGATGACATGAGTGTCGCGGAGATCGCCCGCCGGACCGGCCTCTCGCAGCGGCAGGTAATCAAGCGGCTGGGCAGGGCTATCAAGGTTATCGGTCGCCATCTGCGGAGCTCCGATGCGGACTGA
- a CDS encoding HEPN domain-containing protein: protein MVLAGRSSAFWQDRPHHFALGRQGDSGESVTMRTDLDHLPQFKRTELEQVVKILFAEFEDALVLATQGWKKQGRILKIVLYGSHARGDWVADPVGGYFSDYDILIIVNDQRLTDRAEYWYRADEHLIREHAITGRLSAEVNFIVATMAEVNADLRGGLPFFTDIVRDGVLLYDCGENDFAHPQKLTPSDALAMAQTHYDRWFESAGKRLDGARFHASRGNLNDAAFDYHQTTERLYICLLLTLTLYAPKSHNIKFLRGLAEGHCFDLTEVWPRDSKVTRRCFELLQQAYVNARYSPHYAIQPAELAWLDERITVLLGIVKSVCEGRLAQLSEAA from the coding sequence ATGGTTTTGGCCGGTCGCTCGTCAGCTTTCTGGCAGGACCGGCCACATCACTTTGCACTTGGCAGACAGGGTGATAGCGGCGAGTCTGTGACGATGAGGACCGATCTCGACCATCTCCCGCAATTCAAGCGGACCGAACTGGAGCAGGTCGTCAAGATCCTGTTCGCTGAGTTCGAGGACGCGCTGGTGCTCGCGACGCAGGGCTGGAAGAAGCAGGGGCGCATCCTCAAGATCGTCCTCTACGGCAGCCACGCGCGCGGTGACTGGGTGGCCGATCCAGTGGGGGGCTACTTCTCCGACTACGACATCCTCATCATCGTCAATGACCAGCGGCTTACCGATCGTGCGGAGTACTGGTATCGCGCCGACGAGCACCTGATCCGCGAGCATGCGATCACCGGGCGCCTCTCGGCCGAAGTAAACTTTATCGTCGCCACCATGGCCGAGGTGAACGCCGACCTGCGCGGCGGCCTTCCTTTCTTCACCGACATCGTGCGCGATGGCGTGCTGCTCTATGACTGCGGCGAGAACGACTTCGCACATCCGCAGAAGCTGACGCCATCCGATGCGCTTGCGATGGCGCAGACGCACTATGATCGATGGTTTGAATCCGCGGGCAAGCGGTTGGATGGCGCACGCTTTCATGCTTCGAGGGGCAATCTGAACGACGCCGCATTCGATTACCACCAGACGACGGAACGCCTCTACATCTGCCTGCTGCTGACCCTGACGCTGTATGCGCCCAAGTCGCACAACATCAAATTCCTGCGCGGCCTCGCCGAAGGCCATTGCTTCGATCTGACCGAGGTCTGGCCGCGCGACAGCAAGGTGACGCGGCGCTGTTTCGAGCTTCTTCAGCAAGCCTACGTCAACGCCCGCTACTCGCCACATTACGCGATCCAGCCCGCCGAACTGGCATGGCTGGACGAACGGATCACGGTGCTCTTGGGTATCGTGAAATCGGTGTGCGAGGGGCGCCTCGCCCAGCTATCCGAAGCCGCTTAG